A segment of the Acyrthosiphon pisum isolate AL4f unplaced genomic scaffold, pea_aphid_22Mar2018_4r6ur Scaffold_316;HRSCAF=736, whole genome shotgun sequence genome:
TTACTGGGCACATGTCATTTGAATGAATGTAAATCGTATTCCGTGGTAAATTTAAGTTGACCAGATTAAATAGTGTACTGttctttattagtttttataattattttagaaaataatttgtgcATACACATAgctcgtttaaaaattaaaatgtcgtaAAAAGTCGATCGAGAGGACACATATAAtcttataagtttaattattaattaattatacctagTTCAGTTCACTGTAAAACTaatagcacactattgaaactggcaAACGAAAATTAACCATGTCgcacgtgtgtaagacggagacagcataatattatatctcaaGAGGATATCAGAGccctacctattttttttctctctctagcCCATATAGATagaacgcatttacgcagaatcattttttctatgtttttaagtaatcttagagtaatattacccatttttgagggaatgacatatcgatttgtctaaatattgtctcaaaacaatttaaatttacaacatttttttgtttattttgaaagtcgaatacaaagtcatgaaataacaataaaatataagatcgatatgtcattcccacaaaaatattattctctatcttttttgtaatgtgtgattttactctaagattacttaaaaacatagaaaaaatgattcgtTAATGAACgcgttaatgcgttttgtctatgttgcgcgtggaccagagagagaaaacaaatggtgcgctgacatcctcttaactgGGCCACGTGGCACGtcttctgtataatattatgtgatttaaaaCTCAATTGTTTGTTGaaataactatacctaatattctaTGATTAGGCAGTGTAGGTCATGTGTTCTAATTTGCGTAGCCAAAAAATTGTGTTCGTTAACCCACTACCAATATTCGATAACCGTCGCGTAAcgcttttacaattatatttttcattataattatgtttgacTTGCGCGGGTGAAATATGATTGATGTTCAAAcactttttaatacttttatagtattagatatttaaataccactttgtacataattattatgatattaaagtGTTTGTGATGCCGGAATATTTTACTCGGCACGTGTGCATTTAAATGAGAGCAAATTGTACTCTatcacatgtgttgtctcagtcttacacacgtacgccGTAGGTAGTAAATTTTAGTTGACCAGATTAAATAGTGCGCTGTTCGTTATtggtttttcataaatatttttatataagtattaagaaAATTAGCTgagtatcattattttatatcttacaCATACAGCcatatacctaacttaaaatatcgtaaaaagtcgatcgagagaacacagataatctccttagtatagttttataatatttaataataggtcaattcattgTAAAACTAACATGAATGAACGAAAATGATTCATTATCCcttatataagttataggtactcTATGATTACTGTAGGCCTCGTGTCCCGGTTTAGTTTTGTTTTCGGTGTTTTGTATGATttgtatgtgttattattaacattgtttGTCCAAAAGATGTTTGTGCTATGTCACCACAGTTTCATTGGacgtatgtatagtgtataagtTATACCGATCTCATGTTTGGGGGGttcgtttttttgtatttaacgaCGACTGGTTTGCTTAAATGATCATTTTCGTGCCAGGTACAATTGGCTCTTCAAGcacactaattaaaatattttccgctCTTCAATTCTTTTATGCGACCAAACCGACGCGGGGCAGCAGTAGAATTGTATATATCTgggaaaatgataaatattaaatttaaatttgttttgtttttgaaatgtagAATGAAATCCCATCAAACAGTATCATTGACGTTTAACGGTGCTGGTGTACGGGTGTTTATGGCATCCGTAGACCAAAACCAAAACAACCAAACCTTTAAAAAGGGGGGCAAGGTGTCCAAAAGACGTGAGTAGATTTATACTATAACCGATTAAGTGCTTTAACTAATAGGTGTATGGTCCATTTTCTGTTACAGGTTGTTATAAGTGTTCCCGATATCGGCACATTGCCCGGCAATGTCTCGGTGAGTGTGTACATTTCGTGTGTATTGTAAAGcatttgttttgataataattattttttcagccCCCCCGCAAGCCTAAAGGCAACGCCGCAACCGAGGAGCTGGTCAGTCTTCCACCATCACCACCTCAAGTTGACCAAATGGAGGTGGGTCTAGAGGAGGCGGTGGTGGTGGAAGAAACACCCAATGTTGGCGTCAACGTTGAACAGCTTGCTGGGATGGTGTCCAACGTTGACGTCAGCAATGATGTAAGTAAAGCTAGcttaaaatgtttgtgtattttgattttaacaatCATGTAATTTGCAGGACTCACAGCCTTTCAGCTATGAAGAATGTAAGTATTCAATTGGAAACTTCACTGCATACCAAATTgtgtttacatttaatttattttttgtttttcagctgaataaaaaccattttttttccccattaatttgttttttatttatatgttagtTTCTAGCCTATGTCTAAGGTACATTAGATGAAGGTGTATTATATGTGTAATGTATGTGTACTTAAATGGTGAAGTAGGAAGGTATGCTAATATATATCAAGTTTGGTATTGTTGATATTGACCATCCATCCAAATTAGGACATCGCAACCAAACGTTTGTGCTCAAAAAGTTATGAAATCACACAACAGTTTTgtctaataatatctaataataaaagttagaaagctgtatgaaaatgtataatattttttttatcaaaaaaaaaaaaaaacaattatgtacACAGGTGAAAACCTAAAACtgattaatagaattattataagtgtttaataatatcatataaacgaacaggtatttattaattacattatatatatatatatatatatatgattattaattatacagatacagatattacaaattaaattgtgtttaaaagttattcaTGAACACAAACATATcacgaaaaatcataaaaataaatgttagtaactATAGCATAGGTCTTAACCATATGCGCAATTTGGGTTAAATTTATGGGTGTGCTAGATTTATGTCGACTTAAGTGTTCAGGGGGGCCTGCCCCCGACACCCCCCTTCTTTTcatacaacttaatttttaacacctTCACATTAATCTGAATATAAACagtaacctataaaataatacacttttatctatattattattcttataggtacctatgaataggtaataatgaattattattattatgaaaattataaggtattggaaataaatgtttccaaatacctatgaaataataatatagtcaataaaaatttgatgCTATCAACTGCGTCTATGGTCATAACCGTGTTAAGACAAATACAATCtgacacataaaaatattactgataTCTTAGTAGTGGTATGGGTAAAAAGAACTAATGAGTTGTTCAAACAgtacaaatttattaaacatgaaaCTGCGTTTTGAAGTCGTTCATAAAAgcaaacataacataatagacaaaacattattacaaatgaaatataatttgatataaaaatatatattaggctattttttttttttaattttaaccaaacGTTTGACTTtagttagtaatataatataatataatttaccaaaaaataattacagattgaattcaaataaattgttataaatcaaacaaaatcatatttaaattattatactaataacatcacatgtttataaaattatacatattgaattgtgtttaaaagttattggtacatatataggcataatataaaaacaaaatcctaAGTATCCTAGTGATtttgctttcaaaattttaacCAAACGTTTGACATTAGTTACGAATACACCGTTAAGTGTAATCGCATCCAGAGAGACCACGTGGAGGTTGTCAAACTTTCTCTCCGCACAGAGTCACAAAGACCCTGGGGGAGGTCACAAAGACCCCGGGGAGGTCACATAGACCCCAGAGGATCACATATTTCCCCTGAGTgaacattgtataattatattaattatataactacctGTAGTCGCATCAGAGAACTGCTGCGTACACAATATTCTTGGTGACGAATCGACCATTTCCATCGCAGTACATGCCGACTCTGACGGATTGCGCGTCCCTCACTCTTGAAAACGCAACATACAGCTGTCCATGGCTGAAGGCGGGTGACAGCAGGAGCAAACCGACTCTGTCGAATGTTTGACCCTGAGACTTGTTGATTGTCATGGCAAACGACAACCGTACCGGGAATTGAATCCGCTTCATTTGAAAAGGCAAATCGTCTTCCTCACTGGAAGTCAACGCAACGGCGGGTAAGATGATGTCGTCCTGCCCGTCGTCGGCGCTGGACAACTTCCTCGCCTTGAAGTTGTGTGGCCGCAGTTCAGTGACCACCAACCTCGTCCCGTTGCAAAGTTGTCTTTTCGGATCAATGTTTCTCAGTAACATGAGGATCGAACCGACTCTAAGCGTCAACTTGTGCGGCGGTAGCCCGTTCGGATGCAGAGAGTTGAGGTACTCTGTCGGGTAGTTTGCCGCTTCGTCGGCGTCGTCGATCACAACTGTGTCTATGGATGAGTACGTCCTTTAGGCGCCCGTGACGCGACGTAGCACTGTTGAATTTATTTGATGGCATTCCTCGTTGCGGGGACACAGTATGATTCTCCGAGCGAACTCGTCGACGTTGGCCAACGACATTCGCTGCGGATAGACGAAATCGGTCAAATCCACAACGTCGTAAACCAGTTGCGGTGGGATGTCGACAGTGTCTGGAATACCGTCGACCGACGGCAGTTGACCGTTACCGAGCCGAAGTAGCCAAGCAGCGAAGTCGGCGTCGTTGTCAGCGCGCATGTTCCGGGTCAGCCGAAACTGNNNNNNNNNNNNNNNNNNNNNNNNNNNNNNNNNNNNNNNNNNNNNNNNNNtataatgtatatttcaacgagttaagcacaatggtgcaatcagaatttgttgGCTAGACTTAGTTCCAAGGTTAAGAGCTTTTAATGATTGTAATTTTGAGTATTATACGTCTACACAGATTATTTCATGAATCTATTTATAACTctcattttaaaactttattaaaaagtatgtaattatttattttaatacatgcaTGCATTTattcatgtacctatacttacattatacatagattACAGATCAAGATGGTTGGGCTGAGaggtttttatgataaaaaccaaaaatattttttgtgggtGGCGCGCGCGAGGGGGGTAAATGTTTCAATCTCCCCACAAATatgaccaaattacgccactaaTTACGGTGGTGCAATTGCACCCTCGGTATTAGGTAGCAACTAGCAAAAGCAAAGATATGTTTTTGCACCTGCAAAAGCTAaactttatacctattaaagtaCAATACTATTTCATTGATTTgtcaaactttttataaaatataacataactgaacaaatcataaaataacgttataacttatattataattatgttgttacttgttataaCTAAATCATTAGGTTTAACAGACactaaaaatgcttcaattttcttcaacagcattTTTTCGAGTAGATATGTGAATCTGTGAATCTACTTGGGactttggggagtcaaaagtaaaaattgcccaataattttcaaaagtgtaagaaaaaattgagatttttatgtaaaaccagtttttgataaaagtgattggtttttagtgtaactctgaaaaaaataacgaatataaattaaattttcgctgaatatttgtataagtaaTTTCTATGCACTGTAACATTTTCGTAATATTGCGACTCTTTTTGATCATAAATTACGagttttaatagattttttttcgaCTATTTTCGATACAAAATTTTTTGGCCggtcaaaaatcttgaaaatgttatagaactttaaaaacttagtttaatttatacataaatcagTTACACCCTCCtagctacgccactgattataatagggatttaataaaatatatttaggctGGCAAACCGTCTCCTCTCAGAATAGTCTttctaggtaggtaggtgcctATGTACCTACAATTGGTAAATTAGCCATAAAATACATTGAATAGGTACGTGTACGCGATTTACAGTTAACAAGTTAAGTGTCTTGCACAGAAGAATATGAGTGTAACTTGGTCAATTacgtagtaactagtaagtattaCGATAATATGGAATCCTAAGAATTACTCAACTCTACTCGAGTTTCGCATAGCggcaattattatatacccagTTCGTGgtttataagtaatacatttgtTATACGTAAATGCTGAGGATTTAGATTAATTtaggtttatataaaatagggTTATAAGGGATAACACTTTTCTATAAAAGCCACCCGTTGTATGTTATACAGTCTTAATTAGCGTCAACTAAGTTGTAAGTTAACAGTAAAGTGTCTTTTGTtctgatttttactttttgattttgtttgatttttttcaagattCACCAGCATGGCAGGTaagtctaaataattatttaaacatttttgaacttGATCAGTGGTaacaaagtattaaaattaagttacaaATGTCTTTAatgtttagtttaattattgagagctaataaaaataatttatcattgatgattatatttctatatttaaatttatataatatacgtaaaaataaatatgttaacttTCTCAATTACAATTCAACAACATTTtagtgacaaaaaataaaattatttgtagatttataacaaattttaaactagtatttgcttaataatttttaatataaaatgtatgtacacaAATCCTCAGTATGAACATGGTGAAAGATTCACGTCGAGATCTCGGTCACCCCATAGAATGGTTGATATTCTTCTTGGCAATGAAGAGCTCCATCGAGGAGAGTTCCAGGGCTCAGAGGTCACTTGAACTATGCCGATGATGTTGGATACACATATGTGCAAAATCATCAATCTACTAATCGACGGNNNNNNNNNNNNNNNNNNNNNNNNNNNNNNNNNNNNNNNNNNNNNNNNNNNNNNNNNNNNNNNNNNNNNNNNNNNNNNNNNNNNNNNNNNNNNNNNNNNNNNNNNNNNNNNNNNNNNNNNNNNNNNNNNNNNNNNNNNNNNNNNNNNNNNNNNNNNNNNNNNNNNNNNNNNNNNNNNNNNNNNNNNNNNNNNNNNNNNNNNNNNNNNNNNNNNNNNNNNNNNNNNNNNNNNNNNNNNNNNNNNNNNNNNNNNNNNNNNNNNNNNNNNNNNNNNNNNNNNNNNNNNNNNNNNNNNNNNNNNNNNNNNNNNNNNNNNNNNNNNNNNNNNNNNNNNNNNNNNNNNNNNNNNNNNNNNNNNNNNNNNNNNNNNNNNNNNNNNNNNNNNNNNNNNNNNNNNNNNNNNNNNNNNNNNNNNNNNNNNNNNNNNNNNNNNNNNNNNNNNNNNNNNNNNNNNNNNNNNNNNNNNNNNNNNNNNNNNNNNNNNNNNNNNNNNNNNNNNNNNNNNNNNNNNNNNNNNNNNNNNNNNNNNNNNNNNNNNNNNNNNNNNNNNNNNNNNNNNNNNNNNNNNNNNNNNNNNNNNNNNNNNNNNNNNNNNNNNNNNNNNNNNNNNNNNNNNNNNNNNNNNNNNNNNNNNNNNNNNNNNNNNNNNNNNNNNNNNNNNNNNNNNNNNNNNNNNNNNNNNNNNNNNNNNNNNNNNNNNNNNNNNNNNNNNNNNNNNNNNNNNNNNNNNNNNNNNNNNNNNNNNNNNNNNNNNNNNNNNNNNNNNNNNNNNNNNNNNNNNNNNNNNNNNNNNNNNNNNNNNNNNNNNNNNNNNNNNNNNNNNNNNNNNNNNNNNNNNNNNNNNNNNNNNNNNNNNNNNNNNNNNNNNNNNNNNNNNNNNNNNNNNNNNNNNNNNNNNNNNNNNNNNNNNNNNNNNNNNNNNNNNNNNNNNNNNNNNNNNNNNNNNNNNNNNNNNNNNNNNNNNNNNNNNNNNNNNNNNNNNNNNNNNNNNNNNNNNNNNNNNNNNNNNNNNNNNNNNNNNNNNNNNNNNNNNNNNNNNNNNNNNNNNNNNNNNNNNNNNNNNNNNNNNNNNNNNNNNNNNNNNNNNNNNNNNNNNNNNNNNNNNNNNNNNNNNNNNNNNNNNNNNNNNNNNNNNNNNNNNNNNNNNNNNNNNNNNNNNNNNNNNNNNNNNNNNNNNNNNNNNNNNNNNNNNNNNNNNNNNNNNNNNNNNNNNNNNNNNNNNNNNNNNNNNNNNNNNNNNNNNNNNNNNNNNNNNNNNNNNNNNNNNNNNNNNNNNNNNNNNNNNNNNNNNNNNNNNNNNTTTTATgagttttaagttaaattttcttaaaacataatataaattatttatattggaaataataatataatatgattttatattaaaaaatataactaccaGTTTCTACAGTTGATCTTCACTCATCAGGTTACATACTTCCACGTCTTTATACCAACAaatgatcataataaattatatttttttataatataaaattattataaattatggttattttcaatatatataatttatattttttattatacaagagtattaaaattttaaaacaattctgaagtgtttaaattcttaatatatttaaaaatattatattgaatacagCACAAGGGCGCCCACAAGGAGGGGCAGGGGGGAACAACTCCCCCCCTAGCTTTCctgttagttaaaataattacatccaaattaaatatcccaaaaatctaaaaatcattATTGGTACCAAGGTGTGgtgtgttattttatattctgtagaTATACTTCGTGATAATAGATTTCCGCTAATTTATTATcaccaaggtgtattgataaggtgtcgtcactctgaacccctatacgtataaactcttgattgaaatttttaccacagTTCCTATAGAcaccagagcgcgcttcctgtcctatAAAGGCCTAATTTTTCATGCTGTTTAATGcaaaatgctttaaaactatgaattaaaatttattttttttggagttagcatctaataattttaatttacatttgtatttttgttttaaatatttttatcaagtagacatcaataataaaatattatgatgtataatttagtcaCTTCTTGGGATATTTgcaacctaatttaatttttgaatatgtatataatacatattatatatatttagatatactacAGTTTAATCTAGGACAGtgcttctcattttttttttgtcgtgtgatcccctaaatttaatgtaaaactgtcaaggccccttaatcaaatcataaattattttttcttaattatatacaaaaattacatgtacctactatttcacacagataaattattaaaattatagtaaattaatgtttttagtataCTTTTTTCTTAAAGCctaaagaaaatagtttaaataaaatagccaTGCCTCCAGCTTGAGAAGCACTGATATATGATGACCATATAAATCTATCAAGCATTTAGCATATATTTTGGTATCCCCAGGAtctctgttaatataatataataatattatataggtacaaccaagtaataaatgcttataaaaaggacaaaaggtattacaaatataagcttttgaattttggatacctcataagtatattataaatactaaattactaaaatttttccagtagattCCTTGAGtctgagtatatttaataattgttatagcacattttttatctcataaNNNNNNNNNNNNNNNNNNNNNNNNNNNNNNNNNNNNNNNNNNNNNNNNNNATACTCTACTGTGAAGAATATTCAGTATTTGtatcaatatgtatataaaggGCACGATGCTGCGACCATGGAAGTATGGAACGGAAAGGAAATAAACAGGTATGTTATCAAAATGCATTTTTCTATAAGATAACACATTATATTCTTTCAACTATTGCATGTGTaaagttttttacaatataaagtactcaataaaatttacatacttacaaattaataaaaaaataattaatatggtggTCGAATTATTGAACATAAATGGCACAATGATGCCCCACACTATCATTCCAATTATTGGTGACGGAGCTTGCCTGTTTAGGGCAATATCTTTTGTGTTATATGACACTCAAGATAAGGCCCAAGAAGTACGTAAAAAGATAGTAACCTATGTGATAAATAATTGGGAAGATTATTCAATAATGTCACATGATAGTGATGGAAATAATTATCGTAGTTCTGCTGACTACTTTACtgatatgttaaaatttaatacttatggAGGTTTATGTGAGCTGGTGGCAGCCggacaattatttttgttatttattgagGTGTACCTCAATGGTGAACTGTATGAAAAATTTGGTTCAGAAAGGAACCCCGTAAAGAGAGTTCGTTTTAGTTCTATGCAAAACCTATCTAATGGGCATTTTGAtgtttatttaccatttatgaAGATGAATTGACTAAATCTGTATCTGACGAGTTTGATAACATACCCAGCTCTCAGAAGCATACTAAAAAACGAAGGAAgagatttacaaataatatcagaaaaaaacAGCTTATACAATCTGCTACTAAATATCAGCTCAAAAATAATTGTCACCATCTTTGGCCATTTATGTAGATTGTCTGAAGTCCCGTGGTAGGACTGAAATTAATTTCCTCTCTTGGCAGAGGAAAAATCAATTGATACATTCTATTGCCACATGTTTAAGGACAACTATAcagaataaaattaagaaatctaaatattttagtgtATCAATTGATACAATATTTGATGCATCAAGGCGTGAGCAACTTGCATTTATAATACGTTATGTGTGTTATAATGACCACGGACCAGTTATACGTGAAAGACTTCTATCGCATAAGGAATCATCATACACCACTGTAAAACACCTTTTTCCTGTATTTC
Coding sequences within it:
- the LOC103308627 gene encoding uncharacterized protein LOC103308627 gives rise to the protein MLLRNIDPKRQLCNGTRLVVTELRPHNFKARKLSSADDGQDDIILPAVALTSSEEDDLPFQMKRIQFPVRLSFAMTINKSQGQTFDRVGLLLLSPAFSHGQLYVAFSRVRDAQSVRVGMYCDGNGRFVTKNIVYAAVL